In the genome of Sphingobium sp. CR2-8, the window GGGACACCGCTCGTGAGGCAGAGATCATCCCTGCCACCCAGGAAACATTGTCTTCTACGAAACCTTCGATCTCGTCTTTGACGGGATCTGGCAATTCATCATACTCTGCACCCAGGAGACCGCAGAGGCACATGCGATTACCGTTTTCCAGCGTCTGCCTGAACCCGCTTACATACGCATTCAAACAGGCCGCAAGGTCCGGCAAATGATCGCTTATCGTTCTAAATCCGTCGCGCACATATTCGCGGTATCGACGAACCAATGCCGCTCCGAGGTCAGCCTTGGAAGGAAAATGATAATGAATGCTGGCGCTCTTGATCCCCACGACCTTGGCCAGTTCTCGGAAACTCAAGCCGTTATAGCCACGTGCCTGGACGATCGGCATCGCCGCCGCCAAAATCGTGTCCCTTGTGTCA includes:
- a CDS encoding TetR/AcrR family transcriptional regulator, which produces MADTRDTILAAAMPIVQARGYNGLSFRELAKVVGIKSASIHYHFPSKADLGAALVRRYREYVRDGFRTISDHLPDLAACLNAYVSGFRQTLENGNRMCLCGLLGAEYDELPDPVKDEIEGFVEDNVSWVAGMISASRAVSQENARSRALAIYAALSGAQLIARSRGDISIFDAVAQSYGTCGLLADGEAAEGQ